From Serinus canaria isolate serCan28SL12 chromosome 26, serCan2020, whole genome shotgun sequence, one genomic window encodes:
- the HMGA1 gene encoding high mobility group protein HMG-I/HMG-Y isoform X4, whose amino-acid sequence MSESSAKSSQPLASKGEKDVSEKRGRGRPRKKPQEPSEAPTPKRPRGRPKGSKNKATPKGRKAAVTPGRKPRGRPKKSQDEEEVNISQESSEEEQ is encoded by the exons ATGAGTGAATCCAGTGCCAAATCCAGCCAGCCCCTGGCCTCCAAAGGGGAGAAAGACGTGTCGGAGAAGAGGGGCCGAGGGCGGCCCAGGAAGAAGCCGCAG gagcccagcGAGGCCCCGACCCCCAAGAGACCCCGTGGACGGCCGAAGGGCAGTAAAAACAAGGCCACCCCAAAGGGCAGG AAAGCTGCAGTCACACCAGGGAGGAAACCTCGAGGGCGACCCAAAAAATCG caggacGAGGAGGAGGTGAACATTTCCCAGGAGTCATCCGAGGAGGAGCAGTGA
- the HMGA1 gene encoding high mobility group protein HMG-I/HMG-Y isoform X5, producing the protein MSESSAKSSQPLASKGEKDVSEKRGRGRPRKKPQQEPSEAPTPKRPRGRPKGSKNKATPKGRKAAVTPGRKPRGRPKKSV; encoded by the exons ATGAGTGAATCCAGTGCCAAATCCAGCCAGCCCCTGGCCTCCAAAGGGGAGAAAGACGTGTCGGAGAAGAGGGGCCGAGGGCGGCCCAGGAAGAAGCCGCAG caggagcccagcGAGGCCCCGACCCCCAAGAGACCCCGTGGACGGCCGAAGGGCAGTAAAAACAAGGCCACCCCAAAGGGCAGG AAAGCTGCAGTCACACCAGGGAGGAAACCTCGAGGGCGACCCAAAAAATCG GTCTag
- the HMGA1 gene encoding high mobility group protein HMG-I/HMG-Y isoform X6 produces the protein MSESSAKSSQPLASKGEKDVSEKRGRGRPRKKPQEPSEAPTPKRPRGRPKGSKNKATPKGRKAAVTPGRKPRGRPKKSV, from the exons ATGAGTGAATCCAGTGCCAAATCCAGCCAGCCCCTGGCCTCCAAAGGGGAGAAAGACGTGTCGGAGAAGAGGGGCCGAGGGCGGCCCAGGAAGAAGCCGCAG gagcccagcGAGGCCCCGACCCCCAAGAGACCCCGTGGACGGCCGAAGGGCAGTAAAAACAAGGCCACCCCAAAGGGCAGG AAAGCTGCAGTCACACCAGGGAGGAAACCTCGAGGGCGACCCAAAAAATCG GTCTag
- the HMGA1 gene encoding high mobility group protein HMG-I/HMG-Y isoform X3: MSESSAKSSQPLASKGEKDVSEKRGRGRPRKKPQEPSEAPTPKRPRGRPKGSKNKATPKGRKAAVTPGRKPRGRPKKSQQDEEEVNISQESSEEEQ, encoded by the exons ATGAGTGAATCCAGTGCCAAATCCAGCCAGCCCCTGGCCTCCAAAGGGGAGAAAGACGTGTCGGAGAAGAGGGGCCGAGGGCGGCCCAGGAAGAAGCCGCAG gagcccagcGAGGCCCCGACCCCCAAGAGACCCCGTGGACGGCCGAAGGGCAGTAAAAACAAGGCCACCCCAAAGGGCAGG AAAGCTGCAGTCACACCAGGGAGGAAACCTCGAGGGCGACCCAAAAAATCG cagcaggacGAGGAGGAGGTGAACATTTCCCAGGAGTCATCCGAGGAGGAGCAGTGA
- the HMGA1 gene encoding high mobility group protein HMG-I/HMG-Y isoform X1 → MSESSAKSSQPLASKGEKDVSEKRGRGRPRKKPQQEPSEAPTPKRPRGRPKGSKNKATPKGRKAAVTPGRKPRGRPKKSQQDEEEVNISQESSEEEQ, encoded by the exons ATGAGTGAATCCAGTGCCAAATCCAGCCAGCCCCTGGCCTCCAAAGGGGAGAAAGACGTGTCGGAGAAGAGGGGCCGAGGGCGGCCCAGGAAGAAGCCGCAG caggagcccagcGAGGCCCCGACCCCCAAGAGACCCCGTGGACGGCCGAAGGGCAGTAAAAACAAGGCCACCCCAAAGGGCAGG AAAGCTGCAGTCACACCAGGGAGGAAACCTCGAGGGCGACCCAAAAAATCG cagcaggacGAGGAGGAGGTGAACATTTCCCAGGAGTCATCCGAGGAGGAGCAGTGA
- the HMGA1 gene encoding high mobility group protein HMG-I/HMG-Y isoform X2, which yields MSESSAKSSQPLASKGEKDVSEKRGRGRPRKKPQQEPSEAPTPKRPRGRPKGSKNKATPKGRKAAVTPGRKPRGRPKKSQDEEEVNISQESSEEEQ from the exons ATGAGTGAATCCAGTGCCAAATCCAGCCAGCCCCTGGCCTCCAAAGGGGAGAAAGACGTGTCGGAGAAGAGGGGCCGAGGGCGGCCCAGGAAGAAGCCGCAG caggagcccagcGAGGCCCCGACCCCCAAGAGACCCCGTGGACGGCCGAAGGGCAGTAAAAACAAGGCCACCCCAAAGGGCAGG AAAGCTGCAGTCACACCAGGGAGGAAACCTCGAGGGCGACCCAAAAAATCG caggacGAGGAGGAGGTGAACATTTCCCAGGAGTCATCCGAGGAGGAGCAGTGA
- the SMIM29 gene encoding small integral membrane protein 29: MSNATAPTAPGAAGDSLVGSVLGPFLLLTLLGALLAAVMYVKKKRRSDRLRHRLLPMYSYDPAEEPPESEQELLVEAEEAQVVPGWGGPSPPWPPRRDWRA, translated from the exons ATGAGCAACGCCACTGCCCCCACGGCCCCGGGCGCGGCGGGGGACTCGCTGGTGGGCTCCGTGCTGGggcccttcctcctcctcaccctcctcgGCGCCCTCCTGGCCGCG GTGATGTACGTCAAGAAGAAGCGCAG GTCCGACCGGCTGCGGCACCGGCTGCTGCCCATGTACAGCTACGACCCGGCTGAGGAGCCGCCCGAGTcggagcaggagctgctggtagAGGCTGAGGAGGCTCAG GTGGTGCCCGGCTGGGGGGGACCCTCGCCCCCTTGGCCCCCACGAAGGGACTGGAGGGCCTGA